A region from the Microbacterium lacus genome encodes:
- a CDS encoding helix-turn-helix transcriptional regulator yields MSAWTFLTHHAHVLLQVSANPDASVLEIAEAAGISTRSAVKILGDLEAGGYLERHRRGRRNHYVVHPERHLRHPSNAAHTVGELLEALGDLT; encoded by the coding sequence ATGTCGGCGTGGACCTTCCTCACCCATCACGCGCACGTGCTCCTGCAGGTGTCCGCGAACCCCGACGCGAGCGTCCTCGAGATCGCCGAAGCCGCGGGGATCTCGACGCGCTCAGCCGTGAAGATCCTCGGCGACCTCGAGGCGGGCGGGTACCTGGAGCGACACCGTCGGGGTCGCCGCAACCACTACGTCGTGCACCCGGAGCGACACCTGCGCCATCCGTCCAATGCGGCGCACACCGTCGGCGAGCTCCTCGAGGCGCTCGGCGACCTGACCTGA
- the ppa gene encoding inorganic diphosphatase, which yields MASHDAVIEIPRGSRVKYEVDHGTGRVFLDRVLFTPMGYPADYGFFENTLGEDGDPLDVLVLLDVTLFPGVMVNVRPVGVLKMKDEAGGDDKLVAVLTKDPRWSHIQDLEDIPEYTKKEIEHFFEHYKDLEPNKWVKVDVWAGKDEAERLLAESIVRFAEHEGETKTQGEGVAPKTV from the coding sequence ATGGCTTCACACGACGCCGTCATCGAGATCCCGCGCGGCAGCCGCGTCAAGTACGAGGTCGACCACGGCACCGGTCGCGTGTTCCTGGACCGCGTGCTGTTCACTCCGATGGGCTATCCGGCCGACTACGGCTTCTTCGAGAACACCCTCGGCGAGGACGGTGACCCGCTGGACGTGCTCGTGCTGCTGGATGTCACGCTGTTCCCGGGTGTCATGGTGAATGTCCGCCCGGTCGGCGTGCTGAAGATGAAGGACGAGGCCGGCGGCGACGACAAGCTCGTCGCGGTCCTGACGAAGGACCCGCGCTGGAGCCACATCCAGGACCTCGAGGACATCCCGGAGTACACGAAGAAGGAGATCGAGCACTTCTTCGAGCACTACAAGGACCTCGAGCCGAACAAGTGGGTCAAGGTCGACGTGTGGGCCGGCAAAGACGAGGCGGAGCGCCTGCTCGCCGAGTCGATCGTCCGGTTCGCCGAGCACGAGGGCGAGACCAAGACTCAGGGTGAGGGCGTCGCGCCCAAGACCGTCTGA
- the tilS gene encoding tRNA lysidine(34) synthetase TilS has translation MENRSSLSPAVAEVRRAVRQALAALSEGTTVLVALSGGADSLALAAATAFEAPKRGIRAVAVTVDHGLQPGSADAAAAASAQAERLGLDARVVRVEVGGTGGPEAAAREARYRALADAAAQTGAIAVLVGHTLDDQAETVLLGLARGSGGASLQGMAPEAELVPGISLLRPLLEVRRKTTRAACAAEDLTPWDDPHNADPAYARVRVRERVLPVLEAELGPGIADALARTAAQLREDAEAFDDMIDETIEDIVEHAEAGISVSVAALAANPAALRNRIIRHVVASEFHASLTRAQTLEVARLVTAWSGQGPIDLPGCRARRVGGRVEFTASAS, from the coding sequence GTGGAGAACCGATCGAGCCTGAGTCCGGCCGTCGCCGAGGTGCGCCGCGCCGTGCGGCAGGCGCTCGCCGCGCTGTCGGAGGGGACCACAGTGCTCGTCGCGCTGTCCGGAGGCGCGGACTCGCTCGCGCTCGCCGCGGCGACCGCGTTCGAGGCGCCCAAGCGCGGTATCCGCGCGGTCGCCGTCACGGTCGACCACGGTCTGCAGCCGGGGTCAGCGGATGCCGCCGCCGCGGCATCCGCCCAGGCCGAGCGCCTCGGACTCGACGCGCGCGTCGTCCGAGTCGAGGTCGGCGGCACCGGCGGACCGGAGGCCGCGGCTCGCGAGGCACGCTACCGAGCCCTGGCCGACGCGGCGGCGCAGACCGGCGCGATCGCCGTCCTCGTCGGCCATACGCTCGACGACCAGGCCGAGACCGTGCTGCTGGGGCTCGCCCGAGGTTCCGGCGGCGCGAGCCTGCAGGGCATGGCGCCGGAAGCGGAGCTCGTGCCCGGCATCAGCCTGCTCCGCCCCCTTCTCGAGGTGCGCCGCAAGACGACGCGCGCCGCGTGCGCGGCGGAGGACCTCACGCCGTGGGACGACCCGCACAACGCCGACCCCGCGTACGCGCGCGTGCGCGTGCGTGAGCGGGTTCTGCCGGTGCTCGAGGCCGAGCTCGGTCCGGGTATCGCGGACGCACTCGCGCGCACCGCGGCCCAGCTGCGGGAGGACGCCGAGGCGTTCGACGACATGATCGACGAGACGATCGAGGACATCGTCGAGCACGCCGAAGCGGGCATCTCCGTCTCCGTCGCAGCTCTCGCGGCCAACCCGGCGGCGCTGCGGAACCGCATCATCCGGCACGTCGTCGCGAGCGAATTCCACGCGAGCCTCACACGTGCGCAGACGCTCGAGGTCGCCCGACTCGTGACGGCATGGTCGGGCCAAGGTCCGATCGACCTGCCCGGATGCCGCGCCCGCCGCGTCGGCGGACGCGTCGAGTTCACGGCATCCGCCTCCTAG
- a CDS encoding MFS transporter encodes MTTATTRPTAGVGAVIVAQLLLRTASAAGALALGAYFVDLARAGAPVGALVLGILSGLSFLAELVLAPIAGSASDRHGRRLFLIAAPLLAAAGVLIIPGASLITVAPSLLLVVVIVGTSRLLDGASGALAAPATLGLLADASDEDRSRRGRVTSFYELSSSSGIALGAVAGPLLYGTLGLWTFAVLAGVYLVAALLVIAFVRPGTTASVTAPRTSVRERVRVIRQPRLIAFLPAWIAVNAILGTWVTSQITFVLAGDRTAPGQLLPGAFAGNEAGLSAVLGIYVLVFSVCIVAWSFFIGRLPTVPTLFVTVFGAILASVGLILINRGVPLVVAIPLILAGVFLEAGFTPAALIHLSDISADFRENRGLIMGVYSVVVGAGYLLGNVLGGVFAEWLLFDGLAILTLVLSAVALISIAIMWRIERQRAAR; translated from the coding sequence ATGACTACCGCCACGACGCGCCCCACCGCCGGCGTCGGCGCCGTGATCGTCGCCCAGCTGCTGCTGCGAACGGCCTCCGCCGCCGGAGCACTCGCTCTCGGCGCGTACTTCGTCGATCTGGCGCGCGCCGGAGCACCCGTCGGAGCCTTGGTCCTCGGCATCCTGTCCGGCCTGAGCTTCCTCGCCGAGCTCGTCCTCGCCCCGATCGCCGGTTCGGCCAGCGATCGGCACGGAAGGCGTCTATTCCTCATCGCCGCGCCGTTGCTGGCCGCAGCCGGCGTCCTGATCATCCCGGGCGCGTCCCTCATCACCGTCGCGCCCTCCCTGCTGCTGGTCGTGGTGATCGTCGGCACGTCCCGGCTCCTCGACGGCGCGAGCGGGGCCCTCGCCGCTCCGGCCACGCTCGGGCTGCTCGCCGACGCCAGCGACGAGGACCGCTCCCGCCGCGGGCGCGTGACGAGCTTCTACGAACTGTCCTCCTCGAGCGGGATCGCGCTCGGAGCCGTCGCCGGGCCCCTCCTCTACGGCACCCTCGGGCTTTGGACCTTCGCCGTCCTCGCGGGGGTCTATCTCGTCGCCGCGCTGCTCGTCATCGCGTTCGTGCGACCCGGCACGACGGCATCCGTCACTGCCCCGCGAACGAGTGTGCGCGAGCGCGTCCGGGTCATCCGGCAGCCCCGGCTGATCGCGTTCCTCCCCGCGTGGATCGCCGTGAACGCGATCCTCGGCACGTGGGTCACGTCGCAGATCACGTTCGTGCTCGCCGGCGACCGGACGGCACCGGGCCAGCTGCTGCCGGGCGCGTTCGCGGGCAATGAGGCGGGGCTGTCCGCCGTGCTCGGCATCTACGTGCTCGTCTTCAGCGTGTGCATCGTGGCGTGGTCGTTCTTCATCGGGCGCCTCCCGACGGTCCCCACCCTCTTCGTGACCGTCTTCGGCGCGATCCTCGCCTCGGTCGGTCTCATCCTGATCAACCGAGGTGTGCCGCTGGTCGTCGCAATACCCCTGATCCTCGCCGGCGTCTTCCTCGAGGCCGGATTCACACCGGCGGCGCTCATCCACCTCAGCGACATTTCCGCCGATTTCCGCGAGAACCGCGGTCTCATCATGGGCGTCTACTCAGTGGTCGTGGGAGCCGGGTACCTTCTGGGCAACGTCCTGGGCGGGGTCTTCGCCGAGTGGCTCCTCTTCGACGGGCTCGCGATCCTCACCCTCGTGCTGTCGGCGGTCGCGCTGATCTCGATTGCGATCATGTGGCGGATCGAGCGGCAGCGCGCAGCGCGCTGA
- a CDS encoding DUF937 domain-containing protein, which translates to MAGLDDILQALPIDDIARQLGVPPSEARRAVEEGGATILAGLQRNAQTPDGAAALEKALGAHGGETASGRIDLNNLSTTDGQKILGHVFGGQEQQVAQKLTDEPKTAGIDFGKLLPILAPIIMGLIADQQQKSAPSQGGGAGGGLGDLIGGLLGGSATGSSSPGGLDVGGLLGGLFGKN; encoded by the coding sequence ATGGCCGGACTGGACGACATCCTGCAGGCTCTACCGATCGACGACATCGCGCGGCAGCTCGGCGTGCCGCCGAGCGAGGCGCGCCGAGCCGTCGAAGAGGGCGGGGCGACGATCCTCGCCGGCCTGCAGCGCAACGCGCAGACGCCCGACGGGGCCGCCGCGCTCGAGAAGGCGCTCGGCGCGCACGGCGGCGAGACCGCCTCGGGACGGATCGATCTGAACAACCTCAGCACGACCGATGGACAGAAGATCCTCGGCCACGTCTTCGGCGGCCAGGAGCAGCAGGTCGCACAGAAGCTCACGGACGAGCCGAAGACCGCCGGGATCGACTTCGGCAAGCTCCTGCCGATCCTCGCGCCCATCATCATGGGACTCATCGCCGATCAGCAGCAGAAGTCGGCGCCGTCGCAGGGCGGTGGCGCGGGCGGCGGGCTGGGCGATCTCATCGGCGGCCTGCTCGGTGGCTCCGCCACCGGCAGCTCCTCCCCCGGAGGGCTCGATGTCGGGGGACTCCTCGGAGGCCTGTTCGGCAAGAACTAG
- the ftsH gene encoding ATP-dependent zinc metalloprotease FtsH — protein sequence MDFKKITRNPLFYVLIIGIFLIVGFSLISSLGGAKQVSTQEGLELLKGGTVTEVLNTDGDQRVDMKLSKPYDGASDVQFYYVTARASEVVDAINAADPADGFNDAVPRPTWFDGFLSLMLPLLLLGVLFWFLLSSAQGGGSKVMQFGKSRAKLVSKESPTVTFDDVAGADEAIEEMQEIKDFLKDPSKFQAVGARIPKGVLLYGPPGTGKTLLARAVAGEAGVPFYSISGSDFVEMFVGVGASRVRDLFTQAKESSPAIIFIDEIDAVGRHRGAGMGGGHDEREQTLNQMLVEMDGFDPKVNVIVIAATNRPDILDPALLRPGRFDRQIGVDAPDLKGRKRILEVHGRGKPLADGVDLEVVARKTPGFTGADLANVLNEAALLTARSNAQLIDNRALDEAIDRVIAGPQRRTRVMRDKEKLITAYHEGGHALAAAAMNNTDPVTKVTILPRGKALGYTMVLPIDDKYSVTRNELQDQLTYAMGGRVAEEIVFHDPTTGASNDIEKATNIARKMVTEYGMTNEVGPVKLGSASGEVFMGRDMGHGREFSEKIAERIDNQVRALIEQAHNEAYQVINDNRDVLDRLALALLEKETLDHLELAEIFKDVKRLPPRPQWLSSENRPVSYQPPVEVPRRVHPEGVAASVEVEQGAPEKAAKRRPTGQARPATA from the coding sequence ATGGACTTCAAGAAGATCACCCGGAACCCGCTGTTCTATGTGCTCATCATCGGCATCTTCCTGATCGTCGGTTTCTCACTCATCTCGAGCCTCGGCGGTGCGAAGCAGGTCTCCACCCAGGAGGGTCTGGAGCTGCTGAAGGGCGGGACGGTCACCGAGGTGCTCAACACCGACGGCGACCAGCGCGTCGACATGAAGCTGTCCAAGCCCTACGACGGCGCGTCCGACGTGCAGTTCTACTACGTGACCGCGCGCGCGAGCGAGGTCGTCGACGCGATCAACGCGGCCGACCCCGCCGACGGCTTCAACGACGCGGTCCCGCGCCCCACGTGGTTCGACGGCTTCCTCTCGCTCATGCTCCCGCTGCTCCTGCTGGGTGTGCTGTTCTGGTTCCTGCTCTCCAGCGCCCAGGGCGGCGGCAGCAAGGTCATGCAGTTCGGCAAGTCCCGCGCGAAGCTCGTCTCGAAGGAGTCCCCGACCGTCACGTTCGACGATGTCGCCGGCGCCGACGAGGCGATCGAGGAGATGCAGGAGATCAAGGACTTCCTGAAGGATCCGTCGAAGTTCCAGGCCGTCGGCGCGCGCATCCCGAAGGGCGTGTTGCTGTACGGCCCTCCCGGAACCGGAAAGACGCTGCTCGCCCGCGCCGTCGCCGGCGAGGCGGGCGTTCCGTTCTACTCGATCTCCGGCTCGGACTTCGTGGAGATGTTCGTCGGCGTCGGCGCGAGCCGCGTGCGCGACCTCTTCACCCAGGCGAAGGAGAGCTCGCCCGCGATCATCTTCATCGACGAGATCGACGCCGTGGGTCGTCACCGCGGCGCCGGCATGGGCGGCGGTCACGACGAGCGCGAGCAGACCCTCAACCAGATGCTGGTCGAGATGGACGGCTTCGACCCCAAGGTCAACGTCATCGTGATCGCGGCCACGAACCGCCCCGACATCCTCGACCCCGCGCTCCTGCGCCCGGGCCGCTTCGACCGGCAGATCGGCGTGGACGCGCCCGACCTCAAGGGCCGCAAGCGCATCCTCGAGGTGCACGGTCGCGGCAAGCCGCTCGCGGACGGCGTCGACCTCGAGGTCGTCGCCCGCAAGACCCCCGGCTTCACCGGTGCCGACCTCGCGAACGTCCTGAACGAGGCCGCCCTCCTCACCGCGCGCTCGAACGCGCAGCTCATCGACAACCGCGCACTCGACGAGGCGATCGACCGGGTGATCGCGGGTCCGCAGCGACGCACGCGCGTCATGCGCGACAAGGAGAAGCTCATCACGGCGTACCACGAGGGCGGTCACGCACTCGCCGCCGCGGCGATGAACAACACCGACCCCGTCACGAAGGTCACGATCCTCCCGCGCGGCAAGGCGCTCGGATACACGATGGTGCTGCCGATCGACGACAAGTACTCCGTCACCCGCAACGAGCTGCAGGATCAGCTGACCTACGCAATGGGCGGCCGCGTCGCCGAGGAGATCGTCTTCCACGACCCGACGACCGGTGCCTCCAACGACATCGAGAAGGCCACGAACATCGCGCGCAAGATGGTCACCGAGTACGGCATGACCAACGAGGTGGGGCCCGTCAAGCTCGGCTCCGCGAGCGGCGAGGTGTTCATGGGCCGCGACATGGGCCACGGCCGCGAGTTCAGCGAGAAGATCGCCGAGCGCATCGACAACCAGGTGCGCGCCCTCATCGAGCAGGCGCACAACGAGGCGTACCAGGTCATCAACGACAATCGCGATGTCCTGGACCGGCTCGCGCTGGCGCTCCTCGAGAAGGAGACCCTGGATCACCTCGAGCTCGCCGAGATCTTCAAGGACGTCAAGCGCCTCCCGCCGCGTCCGCAGTGGCTCTCCAGCGAGAACCGTCCGGTGTCCTACCAGCCGCCGGTCGAGGTGCCGCGGCGCGTGCACCCCGAGGGTGTGGCGGCGAGTGTCGAGGTCGAACAGGGCGCGCCCGAGAAGGCCGCGAAGCGTCGTCCCACCGGGCAGGCGCGACCCGCGACCGCGTAG
- a CDS encoding sodium-dependent bicarbonate transport family permease, with the protein MDSSITMASLLSAPVLAFVLGVLAVAIRSDLKVPDAFTQTLSIYLLLAIGLKGGVALAGTDPSSLAVPLALAIAFGLVTPVLAYLALRVLTPLGPVDRGSVAAHYGSTSLVTFTAAIVALESAKIVVPPYAATVLTVLEVPGILIGLLLARRHTARRGRWGATIHEILTGKSILLLVGGLAIGAVIGESGYASVEPFFGEPFRGALVLFLLALGIDAARRFGALRTGAVGLIAFAILFPLVVGSTAVLVGSAAGLDTGGAAILGVLCASASYIAAPAAVRMSLPDANLAYPLAASLGVTFPLNLTVGIPLFTAIAVAL; encoded by the coding sequence ATGGATTCATCGATCACGATGGCGAGCCTGCTGAGCGCGCCCGTGCTCGCATTCGTGCTGGGCGTTCTGGCGGTCGCGATCCGCTCCGACCTGAAGGTCCCCGACGCGTTCACGCAGACCCTTTCCATCTATTTGCTCCTCGCGATCGGCCTGAAGGGCGGAGTCGCGCTTGCGGGCACCGATCCGTCCTCCCTCGCGGTCCCGCTCGCGCTCGCGATCGCATTCGGTCTGGTCACCCCGGTCCTCGCCTATCTCGCGCTGCGCGTCCTCACCCCGCTCGGCCCGGTGGACCGCGGCTCGGTCGCCGCGCACTACGGGTCCACCTCGCTCGTGACCTTCACCGCCGCGATCGTCGCGCTGGAGTCCGCGAAGATCGTGGTGCCGCCGTACGCGGCGACCGTCCTCACGGTGCTCGAGGTTCCCGGCATCCTGATCGGTCTTCTCCTCGCCCGGCGGCACACCGCGCGGCGCGGGCGGTGGGGCGCCACGATCCACGAGATCCTCACCGGGAAGTCGATCCTGCTCCTGGTCGGCGGACTCGCGATCGGCGCGGTGATCGGCGAGAGCGGCTACGCGAGCGTCGAGCCGTTCTTCGGCGAGCCGTTCCGCGGCGCGCTCGTGCTTTTCCTGCTCGCCCTCGGTATCGATGCCGCCCGCAGATTCGGCGCGCTGCGCACCGGGGCGGTGGGTCTGATCGCCTTCGCGATCCTGTTCCCGCTCGTGGTCGGCTCCACCGCAGTCCTCGTCGGTTCCGCCGCGGGGCTCGACACCGGAGGGGCCGCGATCCTGGGTGTGCTGTGCGCGAGCGCGTCGTACATCGCCGCGCCCGCCGCCGTGCGGATGTCGCTGCCGGACGCGAACCTCGCGTATCCGCTCGCGGCGAGTCTCGGCGTCACGTTCCCGCTGAACCTGACGGTCGGCATCCCGCTGTTCACGGCGATCGCGGTGGCGCTGTGA
- the hpt gene encoding hypoxanthine phosphoribosyltransferase, whose product MRAADVQSEITEVLVTEEQILAKLEEVAAQVAVDYAGKELLLVGVLKGAVMVMADFSRALPGEVTMDWMAVSSYGTGTRSSGVVQIRKDLDTDLHDKHVLIVEDIIDSGLTLSWLLTNFASRGAASVEVFALLRKPDAAKVHVDCRYVGFEIPNEFVVGYGLDYAEKYRNLRDVAILAPHVYS is encoded by the coding sequence ATGCGCGCCGCCGATGTCCAGAGCGAGATCACCGAAGTCCTCGTCACCGAAGAGCAGATCCTCGCGAAGCTCGAGGAGGTCGCCGCGCAGGTCGCGGTGGACTACGCCGGAAAGGAGCTGCTGCTGGTCGGCGTGCTCAAGGGCGCGGTGATGGTCATGGCCGACTTCTCGCGCGCGCTGCCGGGCGAGGTGACGATGGACTGGATGGCGGTCTCGTCGTACGGCACCGGCACGCGCTCCAGCGGTGTCGTCCAGATCCGCAAGGACCTCGATACGGACCTCCACGACAAGCACGTCCTGATCGTCGAGGACATCATCGACTCGGGCCTCACCCTGAGCTGGCTCCTGACCAACTTCGCGTCGCGGGGAGCGGCATCCGTCGAGGTGTTCGCCCTTCTCCGCAAACCGGATGCCGCGAAGGTCCACGTCGACTGCCGCTATGTCGGGTTCGAGATCCCCAACGAGTTCGTGGTCGGGTACGGCCTGGACTACGCCGAGAAGTACCGCAACCTCCGCGACGTCGCGATCCTCGCCCCTCACGTCTACAGCTGA
- the folP gene encoding dihydropteroate synthase: MTTLILGIVNVTPDSFSDGGRYLDADAAIAHGLWLRAEGADILDVGGESTRPGAERVAPRTEQERVLPVIQALTEAGARVSVDTMNASTARAAVAAGARYVNDVSGGLADPDMLPAIAESGAEAIIGHWRGPSADMYARAQYDDVVRDVLGELTERVAAAAEAGIPPGRLVVDPGIGFGKKGGQNWEALRALPRIVGLGHRVLVGASRKRFLAEALATDGTTDDPNVTTARRDLATAVTSVLSAQAGAWGVRVHDVAATRDALRIADLWKGEGRWTTSTRSR, from the coding sequence ATGACCACCCTCATCCTGGGGATCGTCAACGTGACGCCCGATTCGTTCAGCGACGGCGGCCGCTACCTCGACGCGGACGCGGCGATCGCCCACGGACTGTGGCTGCGTGCCGAAGGCGCCGACATCCTGGACGTGGGCGGCGAGTCCACCCGCCCGGGTGCGGAGCGCGTCGCACCGCGCACAGAGCAGGAGCGCGTGCTTCCGGTGATCCAGGCTCTGACGGAGGCCGGCGCCCGCGTGAGCGTCGACACGATGAACGCGTCCACCGCACGCGCGGCGGTGGCCGCCGGGGCCCGTTACGTCAACGACGTCTCGGGGGGTCTCGCGGACCCCGACATGCTCCCCGCGATCGCCGAATCGGGCGCCGAGGCGATCATCGGCCACTGGCGCGGCCCGTCCGCCGATATGTACGCGCGCGCCCAATACGACGACGTCGTGCGCGACGTGCTGGGCGAACTCACCGAGCGCGTCGCGGCCGCCGCCGAGGCCGGCATCCCACCGGGACGCCTCGTCGTCGACCCGGGCATCGGCTTCGGCAAGAAGGGCGGCCAGAATTGGGAGGCGCTGCGGGCGCTGCCGCGCATCGTCGGGCTGGGTCACCGCGTGCTCGTCGGAGCGAGCCGCAAGCGCTTCCTCGCCGAGGCCCTCGCCACGGACGGCACGACGGACGACCCGAACGTGACGACAGCCCGGCGCGACCTCGCCACAGCCGTCACGAGCGTGCTGTCCGCCCAGGCAGGCGCGTGGGGCGTTCGCGTCCACGACGTCGCCGCCACCCGGGACGCCCTCCGCATCGCCGACCTCTGGAAGGGGGAGGGACGATGGACCACGTCGACGAGATCGCGCTGA
- the folB gene encoding dihydroneopterin aldolase, with amino-acid sequence MDHVDEIALTGLRVFGHHGVFDHERRDGQEFIVDARLYVDTAAAAASDDVADTVHYGEVAERIAAIVAGEPVNLLETLAQRIADAVLTFAGVRMVAVTVHKPQAPIPLTFSGVSVTIRRGTLFTPAPEEPA; translated from the coding sequence ATGGACCACGTCGACGAGATCGCGCTGACCGGCCTCCGGGTCTTCGGACACCACGGAGTCTTCGACCATGAGCGCCGCGACGGCCAGGAATTCATCGTCGACGCCCGGCTGTACGTCGACACCGCCGCGGCCGCCGCGAGCGACGACGTCGCCGACACGGTCCACTACGGAGAGGTGGCCGAGCGCATCGCCGCGATCGTCGCCGGTGAGCCGGTGAACCTCCTCGAGACCCTCGCGCAGCGCATCGCGGATGCGGTTCTCACGTTTGCCGGCGTCCGAATGGTCGCGGTCACCGTCCACAAGCCGCAGGCACCCATCCCGCTCACCTTCTCCGGCGTGTCGGTCACGATCCGTCGCGGCACCCTGTTCACCCCCGCTCCCGAGGAGCCCGCATGA
- the folE gene encoding GTP cyclohydrolase I: MAVDRERVAALVRELLAAIGEDPERPGLRLTPGRVADAYAEFFSGVGQDAAAPLAHTISVTRGPAPETLPSGAVMLRDIAFRSICEHHLLPFRGRAHIAYLPGEQVVGLGALPKVVEILASRPQVQERLGEQIADTIAASLDTRGVLVVLDAAHECVTMRGERQPEARTLTIAARGELADPAARGELIALLGSSRA, translated from the coding sequence GTGGCCGTCGACCGTGAGCGCGTCGCCGCGCTCGTCCGAGAGCTGCTGGCGGCGATCGGAGAAGACCCCGAGCGTCCGGGTCTCCGGCTGACGCCGGGGCGCGTCGCCGACGCGTACGCCGAGTTCTTCTCGGGGGTCGGGCAGGATGCCGCCGCCCCGCTCGCGCACACCATCTCGGTGACCCGGGGGCCGGCTCCCGAGACCCTCCCGTCGGGAGCGGTCATGCTGCGAGACATCGCCTTCCGCTCAATATGCGAGCACCATCTGCTCCCGTTCCGCGGACGCGCGCACATCGCGTATCTGCCCGGCGAGCAGGTCGTCGGGCTCGGCGCCCTGCCGAAGGTCGTCGAGATCCTCGCCTCGCGTCCGCAGGTGCAGGAGCGGCTCGGCGAGCAGATCGCCGACACGATCGCCGCGTCGCTGGACACACGCGGCGTGCTCGTCGTGCTGGATGCCGCGCACGAGTGCGTGACGATGCGCGGCGAGCGTCAGCCCGAGGCGCGGACCCTGACGATCGCCGCGCGGGGCGAGTTGGCCGACCCGGCTGCGCGCGGCGAGCTCATCGCGCTTCTCGGGAGCAGCCGCGCATGA
- a CDS encoding M23 family metallopeptidase yields MDSEQSPEDCGCAPTPRERRALFPTMSRRAALGMGLLGVAALGVTGGPVISAAFAADYPSWADVEAARANEAAKAAEVTKIQGLIQSLNAEVARTQAEAKVASDIFYEAQQAFFAQARRADELQAQADEKAAQASESAAKAGRLAAQLYRDGGDDTSLELFFSGSAATTDDLLARLGTMDKLIERNSDVYSEAVLARDSAQSLSDQAVVARNERDRLQADAEQKMVAAQEAANAAQAALDAQTANLATLEAQLAALQDTTAKTVADYQAGVEAARIAEEKRQAALRAEAERRAAEAAAAAAAAAAANGGGGGGGGGGGGGGGYGGGTVSGSGWARPGAGGVTSGYGPRYVQCGNGYCSSGYHEGTDLGQACWSGIYAAQSGTVVYAGYNGGYGNYIKIDHGGGVATGYAHISYGGFYVGYGQWVNSGQLIAATGQTGNSFGCHLHFEVYVNGRTVNPAPFMADRGVWL; encoded by the coding sequence GTGGACTCCGAGCAATCGCCGGAAGATTGCGGCTGCGCGCCCACTCCGCGCGAGCGTCGCGCCCTCTTCCCCACGATGAGCCGGCGCGCAGCCCTCGGCATGGGCCTGCTCGGGGTGGCGGCGCTCGGCGTCACCGGCGGTCCCGTCATCTCTGCCGCCTTCGCCGCCGACTACCCGTCCTGGGCCGACGTCGAAGCCGCCCGTGCCAATGAAGCCGCCAAAGCCGCCGAAGTCACGAAGATCCAGGGGCTCATCCAGAGCCTGAACGCCGAGGTCGCCCGCACGCAGGCGGAGGCGAAGGTGGCCTCCGACATCTTCTACGAGGCGCAGCAGGCTTTCTTCGCGCAGGCCCGTCGCGCCGACGAGCTCCAGGCGCAGGCCGACGAGAAGGCCGCCCAGGCCTCGGAGTCCGCCGCGAAAGCCGGACGCCTCGCGGCCCAGCTCTACCGCGACGGCGGGGATGACACCTCGCTCGAGCTCTTCTTCTCCGGCTCCGCCGCGACGACCGACGATCTGCTCGCCCGCCTCGGCACGATGGACAAGCTGATCGAGCGCAACAGCGACGTCTACTCCGAAGCAGTGCTCGCACGCGATTCCGCCCAGAGCCTCAGCGACCAGGCCGTCGTCGCCCGTAACGAGCGCGACCGGCTGCAGGCGGATGCCGAGCAGAAGATGGTGGCCGCGCAGGAAGCCGCGAACGCCGCACAGGCGGCTCTCGACGCGCAGACCGCGAACCTCGCCACTCTCGAGGCGCAGCTGGCAGCCCTGCAGGACACCACGGCCAAGACCGTCGCCGACTACCAGGCGGGGGTCGAAGCCGCTCGGATCGCCGAGGAGAAGCGCCAGGCAGCCCTGCGTGCCGAAGCCGAGCGCCGCGCTGCCGAAGCGGCGGCGGCCGCTGCGGCGGCCGCCGCCGCCAACGGCGGTGGCGGCGGCGGCGGCGGCGGCGGTGGTGGCGGCGGCGGGTACGGCGGCGGCACCGTGAGTGGGTCCGGCTGGGCCCGCCCGGGTGCGGGCGGTGTGACCTCAGGGTACGGTCCGCGGTACGTCCAATGCGGCAACGGGTACTGCTCGAGCGGGTACCACGAGGGCACCGATCTCGGACAAGCCTGCTGGTCGGGCATCTACGCCGCACAGTCGGGCACGGTTGTCTACGCCGGGTACAACGGCGGGTACGGCAACTACATCAAGATCGATCACGGCGGCGGCGTCGCGACCGGATACGCTCACATCTCCTACGGCGGCTTCTACGTCGGCTACGGCCAGTGGGTCAACTCCGGCCAGCTGATCGCGGCGACCGGTCAGACCGGCAACTCCTTCGGCTGCCACCTGCACTTCGAGGTCTACGTCAACGGGCGCACGGTCAACCCGGCGCCGTTCATGGCGGACCGCGGCGTCTGGCTCTGA